A single region of the Corallococcus macrosporus genome encodes:
- a CDS encoding carboxypeptidase regulatory-like domain-containing protein, with the protein MRHIPLPVRSPGLVLACLLACALGCGMSDQNSPYIHGGWADDACTVDQDCADPALFFCNTALSRCEPSCRTDLDCSVKRRGELNAIAACESQALGCRCDASRCVPALCTGDDGCDDQQVCRDGACRPPPSPSTAVACRVVPEHVVAPVGTALRFEAWVTDARGEPVVLRDGLTWAAVSASVKGGGTGAGATFTLDSVGTEVEAVEARVGTIACRASVTVLPPHTAEGQVRVVVTDALTGHPVQAASVVVADALGGATARESTDAQGVAVLAARSDSTLSVFHPDFGYLTVANYDMAGSRDLRLPLRRNPVDRVGGVRARFTNLAPVVPNGSLSLGMAGLSVPGLLSEAAPAQVQGPDRAVDLTLGGAMRQFQVPANIWVNGLGVVAPEFVDVPGIAGVCDAALAGVANPDAATRVGGCGTRALWALTAQVLNNELPAGMMDPGTDPLLLLARALPPSGRFSSAVSRDVQFALRSSNPGEPAVSVPLVSLDFRQVPLAFPFVTRLPPLPRFRDGYLQRVLVVGSVTASGRGTVPLGLGAAVNVNPVDPNTDPQPGLSTPGLVRVRMAPAHHGLEGQAYRLLALASSGTLGGEEPMGRATSAVMAPLDAPHFDPDGLEPVTLSDAFLGIPEGGRYNPDASPWHGLLPREWRMSASVPGATLVRATFTNAAGRRWTMWVDGRRSVTGVRLPVPPSGMEDRTFQGDTEGSRASLSVEALAVATPEGRSLNLSTLAESGGLAPEPLAAAARAVSTLNYGRPQVTWLEPAEGASLSRGATVRVRVDGFQVGTSSANGDEGGVLLTVRDGGPGCDGALVRGDVTTRAGEVALTLPAACSGPEVTLVASLVDLLGLPLRPAVSAVRTVRVP; encoded by the coding sequence ATGCGTCACATCCCCCTTCCGGTCCGGTCCCCCGGCCTCGTGCTCGCATGCCTGCTGGCGTGCGCCCTGGGCTGCGGGATGTCCGACCAGAACTCGCCCTACATCCACGGCGGGTGGGCGGACGATGCCTGCACGGTGGATCAGGACTGCGCGGATCCGGCGCTGTTCTTCTGCAACACCGCCCTGTCGCGCTGTGAGCCCTCGTGCCGCACGGACCTCGACTGTTCCGTGAAGCGCCGGGGCGAGCTGAACGCCATCGCCGCGTGCGAGTCGCAGGCGCTGGGCTGCCGCTGTGACGCCAGCCGCTGCGTCCCCGCCCTCTGCACCGGAGACGACGGCTGCGATGATCAGCAGGTGTGCCGCGACGGCGCCTGCCGTCCGCCCCCGTCGCCGTCCACCGCCGTGGCCTGCCGCGTGGTCCCCGAGCACGTCGTCGCGCCCGTGGGCACCGCCCTGCGCTTCGAGGCCTGGGTGACCGACGCCCGCGGCGAGCCGGTCGTCCTGCGCGACGGCCTCACCTGGGCCGCCGTGTCGGCGAGCGTGAAGGGCGGCGGCACTGGAGCCGGGGCCACGTTCACGCTGGACTCCGTGGGCACGGAGGTGGAAGCGGTGGAGGCCCGGGTGGGCACCATCGCGTGCCGCGCGAGCGTCACCGTGCTGCCCCCGCATACGGCCGAAGGGCAGGTGCGGGTGGTGGTGACGGACGCGCTCACGGGCCACCCCGTGCAGGCGGCCTCGGTGGTGGTGGCGGACGCGCTGGGCGGCGCGACGGCGCGCGAGTCGACGGACGCGCAGGGCGTGGCGGTGCTCGCGGCGCGCAGTGACTCGACGCTGTCCGTCTTCCACCCGGACTTCGGCTACCTCACCGTGGCGAACTACGACATGGCCGGCTCGCGCGACCTGCGGCTGCCCCTGCGCCGCAACCCGGTGGACCGCGTGGGCGGGGTGCGCGCCCGGTTCACCAACCTGGCGCCCGTGGTTCCGAACGGCTCGCTGTCCCTGGGCATGGCGGGGCTGTCCGTGCCGGGGCTCCTGTCGGAGGCGGCCCCCGCGCAGGTGCAGGGGCCCGACCGCGCCGTGGACCTCACGCTGGGCGGGGCGATGCGCCAGTTCCAGGTGCCCGCGAACATCTGGGTGAACGGGCTGGGCGTCGTCGCGCCCGAGTTCGTGGACGTGCCGGGCATCGCCGGGGTCTGCGACGCGGCGCTCGCGGGCGTGGCCAACCCGGACGCGGCCACGCGCGTGGGCGGCTGCGGCACGCGCGCGCTCTGGGCGCTCACCGCGCAGGTGCTGAACAACGAGCTGCCGGCGGGGATGATGGATCCGGGCACGGATCCGCTGCTGCTCCTGGCGCGCGCGCTGCCGCCGTCGGGGCGGTTCTCCTCCGCCGTGTCGCGCGACGTGCAGTTCGCCCTGCGCTCGTCCAACCCGGGCGAGCCGGCGGTGTCCGTGCCGCTCGTGTCCCTGGACTTCCGGCAGGTGCCACTGGCCTTCCCGTTCGTGACGCGCCTGCCGCCGCTTCCGCGCTTCCGCGACGGCTACCTGCAGCGCGTGCTGGTGGTGGGCTCGGTGACGGCCTCCGGACGCGGCACCGTGCCGCTGGGCCTGGGCGCCGCCGTCAACGTCAACCCGGTGGATCCGAACACGGATCCGCAGCCGGGGCTCTCCACGCCGGGCCTCGTGCGCGTGCGCATGGCGCCGGCCCATCACGGCCTGGAGGGACAGGCGTACCGGCTGCTCGCGCTCGCGTCGTCCGGGACGCTGGGCGGCGAGGAGCCCATGGGCCGGGCCACCAGCGCGGTGATGGCGCCCCTGGATGCGCCCCACTTCGATCCGGACGGCCTGGAGCCGGTGACGCTCTCCGACGCGTTCCTCGGCATCCCGGAGGGGGGCCGCTACAACCCCGACGCATCGCCATGGCACGGCCTGCTGCCGCGCGAGTGGCGCATGTCCGCCTCGGTGCCGGGCGCGACGCTCGTGCGCGCGACGTTCACCAACGCGGCCGGACGGCGCTGGACGATGTGGGTGGATGGCCGGCGCTCCGTCACCGGCGTGCGCCTGCCCGTGCCGCCCTCCGGCATGGAGGACCGCACCTTTCAGGGGGACACCGAGGGCTCGCGCGCGTCGCTGTCGGTGGAGGCGCTGGCCGTGGCCACGCCCGAGGGCCGGTCGCTGAACCTCTCCACGCTGGCGGAGTCCGGGGGCCTGGCGCCCGAGCCGCTCGCGGCGGCGGCGCGCGCGGTGTCCACGCTGAATTACGGCCGGCCCCAGGTGACGTGGCTGGAGCCCGCGGAGGGCGCGTCGCTCTCGCGCGGCGCCACCGTGCGCGTGCGGGTGGACGGCTTCCAGGTGGGAACGTCATCCGCCAACGGCGACGAGGGCGGGGTGCTGCTCACCGTGCGCGACGGCGGCCCGGGCTGTGATGGCGCGCTGGTGCGCGGCGACGTGACCACGCGGGCGGGCGAGGTGGCGCTCACGCTGCCCGCCGCCTGCTCCGGGCCGGAGGTGACGCTGGTGGCGTCGCTGGTGGACCTGCTCGGCCTGCCGCTGCGACCCGCCGTCAGCGCCGTGCGCACGGTGCGGGTGCCCTGA
- a CDS encoding DciA family protein, whose protein sequence is MARSEPKTLESLLPRVLARLAGESGRASSLTPLWVAAVGENIARHSRPHLLDGTTLVISVESAEWAQVLTRQADALCERLNEKLGPGRVKALTFQLVSR, encoded by the coding sequence ATGGCGCGCAGCGAACCGAAGACCTTGGAGAGCCTGCTGCCCCGCGTGCTGGCGCGCCTGGCGGGAGAGTCAGGCCGCGCCTCGTCGCTGACGCCGCTCTGGGTCGCCGCGGTGGGAGAGAACATCGCGCGGCACAGCCGCCCTCACCTGCTGGACGGCACCACGCTGGTCATCTCCGTGGAGAGCGCCGAGTGGGCCCAGGTCCTCACCCGGCAGGCCGACGCGCTCTGCGAGCGGCTCAACGAGAAGCTGGGCCCCGGAAGAGTGAAGGCCCTCACCTTCCAACTGGTGTCGCGATGA